CGTGCAAGCAGCCATTGATCCATTGGATCCAGCTCGTTACTATCCATTACAGGACGCTCAAAATAAAAATGATCTAAATTGGCATAAAGTGCAAAAAAGTTATAGCAGTTGTTTAACGTAATAAAAAAGCGCCGAATAACCTCCTCTACACCAGTCCCATCAAATTTTAAATTATCCCATGGGTTGGCATTACTGATCATATACCAGCGCACTGCATCTGGCCCATATTGGTCTAGTAACACCATAGGGTCGAGGGTATTGTGTAAGCTTTTCGACATCTTATCGCCCTGCTTATCCAAAACCAAGCCATTAACCACAACATTTTTAAAAGCAGCCGTTTCAAAAAGCAATCCGGAAATGGCATGTAAAGTAAAAAACCATCCCCTGGTTTGGTCTATCCCCTCTGCAATAAAATCAGCTGGGAAATTTTTGAAAAAATTTTCTTGGTTCTCAAATGGATAATGCCATTGCGCACAAGGCATAGCGCCTGAGTCAAACCAAACATCTACCACAGCTGTCTCACGGTACATAGGTAACCCGCTGCTGCTAACCAAAACAATAGCATCTACATAGGGCCTATGTAAATCGAGGATTTCAGGTAAAGGTTGCTGCATGTAACCTGCTAGGGCTGCTTGCTCCATTTCAAATAGCAATTCTGAAACAGAACCAATACATTTTTCTTCTTTCTGATCGACTGTACGCCAAATAGGCAGCGGAGTACCCCAATAACGTTCCCGACTTAAATTCCAATCCACTAAATGCATTAACCAATTCCCAAATCTACCTTTCCCTATTGAATTTGGTTTCCATTGAATTTTATTATTTAACTCTATCAATAGCGCTTTATAGGCTGTCGTTTTAATAAACCAAGCATCCAATGGATAGTAGAGAATAGGCTTTTGGGTACGCCAACAATGCGGATAACTATGGGTATATTTTTCTACTTTAAACGCTTTGTTTTCCTGTTTTAGCTTATTTACAATCAAAATATCTACAGAAGGAAGTGTGGTATTTTTTTCATATTCAACCTTAACACAACGTCCTGCGAAGTCAGTAATGGCCGACACAAAGCGCCCCATCTTATCCACAATAGGAAGTTCTTCCCCTGCTTCATTGGTAACAACGATAGCTGCTATATTTTCTTCCTGTGCTATACGGTAATCATCTGCACCAAAGGTAGGTGCAATATGTACTATACCAGTGCCTTCTGTTGTGGTTACAAAGTCTCCTCCAATGACTTTGAAGGCATCCCCTTTTGGCTGAACATAAGGCAAAAGCTGTTCATAACGGAGGCCTATCAAATCTACGCCTTTACAACGCTCTACGATACGCCAAGGCAGATGACCCGCTGCACCATAAGACAACGGTAGTGTATCTTCTTCTTTATCCGAAAAAAAACGTCCTAGCGCCTCTTCTGCCAGCACTACTTGCAGCGGTAAATGGGTATAGGGATTAATAGTAGCAACTTTAACATACGAAATAGATAAACCCACTGCCAAAGCTGTATTAGCCGGCAAGGTCCAGGGAGTGGTAGTCCATGCTAAAAAATAATCATGTTCCCTATCCAAAATTTTAAACTGTGCTACAACAGAAAGGTCTTCCACCTGTTTATAACAGCCTGGTTGATTCAACTCGTGGGAGCTTAAGCCACTACCCGCAGCAGGTGAATAGGGCTGTATAGCATATCCTTTATAGAGCAAACCCTTGTTATAGAGCGCTTTAAGCAGGTACCACACAGATTCCATATAGTCCCTACTATAGGTAATATAGGGAGCTGTATTATCCTTCCAGTAGCCTAATGTACGATTCAAAGCTTCCCAATGGCTGGTATAGGTCATAACTGCTTCCTGACACTTTTGGTTAAATGCCTGAATGCTTATTTTTTTTCCAATGTCTTCTTTTGTAATCCCGAGTTCTTTTTCAACTTGAAGCTCTACTGGTAAACCATGGGTATCCCATCCGCTTTTGCGTTGCACATAGTAGCCTTGCATGGTTTTGTATCTTGTAAAAAGATCCTTAACAACCATGGATAAGACATGGTGTATACCTGGCTTTCCATTAGCACCTGGAGGACCTTCAAAAAACACAAAGGGATCTTTATTTTTGCGCTGTTGCAGAGAACGCTCAAATATTTTTTCTTTTTCCCAAAAAGATTTAATGGCTGTGGCAATAGTTTGTAAATGAAATGGCGTATGGATCCTATATAAATTCATAACAAAGGGTTTTTAGCATAACATTAACCATGCATAAGTACAAGTAAAAGCTAAAAATAATGATTTCTTATCATAGTAACAGGGGTATCTATTTGATTAAGTCGCACAATGCTTCTCGCCTAGCCTTCCTAAAGGAATGTACTGCTTCATGTTTGCAATGGCTTAGCTAAGTTTTTAAAGCGCGCATAGCAGGATAAGAATCTTTTATGTTCAAAGGCAGGTGTTCCAGAAAGTGTAATAGCACCTTTTGGAAAGGAGCGCGTAATACCTGCACGACCTAAAGCCGTTACATGATTCCCTAACGTAAGATGCCCTGCAATCCCTGTTTGCCCCCCTAACCTACAATAATCTCCTATTTTAGTAGAACCTGCTATCCCTACTTGTGCAGCAATACCACCATACTTGCCTATTTTTACATTATGGGCCACCTGAACCAGGTTATCGATTTTGCTACCTTGCCCAATAGCGGTTTGCCCTACCATAGCAGCATCTATAACAGTATGGGCACCAATTTCCACCTCATCGGCCAATACAACCCGACCAATAGAAGGAATCCGCTTATAACCACCTGATGCAAGCGTCTGGAATCCAAAACCTGGATTACCAACCACAGCAGCCGCATGCAGCACGCATTTCCTACCAATAACCGTATAAGCTGCTACCTTTGCGCCACTATATAGGATCGTATCCGCACCAATGGTCACATGATCCCCAATATACACATGGGGATAAATTTGCACTCGTTCCCCTATTACAACGTGATTCCCAATATAAGAAAAAGCCCCACGGTAACTATTTTCGCCTACTGTAGTCCCTTCTCCTATGTAAGAAGGAAATTCTATTCCCTCCTTAACGGCTATTTTTTTCTGTGCTACTTCCTCTACCAATGCGCAAAAAGCCGCATAAGGATCTACCACAGCAAGCAAAGTAGGGGTAATAGGCAAGCTGCATTGCCACTCCTTGGGAACCAAAACAGCAGAAGCTTTGGTTTGGTAGAGGGCAGCTGCATAGCTAGGTGTAGAAAAAAAACTCAGTCCCCCTTTGCTTCCCTCCTCTAGGGTACAAAGATGGGTTACGATCGTACGATCATCGCCAGATAAACTAGCATGAAAGCGCGCTGCCAATTCAGCTATTGTCCATTGCATCATACGTATAATGCTCCCTTTACTACAACAATGAATGTGGTATTACCAAATGACAATATAATGAATAATAACGTTAAAGTGGGCGTGACTAACCGCCCTCTGCCCTCCGCTAGCTTACATGAAATGCCCTATACAAGACCAATTAATGTAATGCGTTTGAATCTATTATGCAAATAGAATGGGAAGAGCATCGCAAGTGACTTTCCCTGTTTTCTTGCCTAAATTACTGTTTTATTGTAAGTTTAAATGAGAAGAAAATTTACTGTACAAAACTATACCGTCATACAACCATTGTGACAGATGATTCAACCAGACCTTGTAATTATAGGAATGTTTTTGCTCTTAACGCTTGCCATTGGGTTCTATTATGGCAGGGGAATACTGACTTTCCAAGACTATGCCGTAGGGAATAGAAAAATAACTAGTACGGCTATTACCCTTTCGCTATTAGCTACTATTTATGGAGGGAGAGCCATATATGATACATTAAACTTCTACTACGACATAGGCGTATCCGCTTATATAAGAGATCTATTCCTCCCTGTTATTTATTTTATTTTCTCCCGGTTTGTAATAGTAAGAATGCATGAATTTATAGGTCATCTCTCCATAGCTGAGTCCATGGGTAGCCTCTACGGTTCAGCCGTACGCGTGATTACAGGTATACTGGGTATTATGGTGGCTATTGTTGCTCTAATTGTCCAAATACGGATAAGCTTAGAAATTACCTCTTTACTATTTCCTGAAATAAAAGAAATTTCAACTTATGTAATTATACTATCAACCTTGTTATGGATAGGTTATACTACGGTTGGGGGCGCTAGAAGTGTAGCCATCACAGATGTTTACCAGTTTTTACTCTTTGGCTTATGTTTTCCGCTTCTAATCTTTGTATTTCTCTACTATGCCAAGGGTCCTTTGATAAAAGGACAAAAAATTATAAGTATAATACACTTTCAAATAAGCAAAACGCATGCACAAGAAATGGCAAAAGTACTATGGTATAGTTGTATTATATCTACTGGACTCTTTTTTAACCCTGCCTGTTTCCACCGCTTCTATATGAGCGCTTCTTTAACACAAGCACGCAAGGTGCTTAACAGAAGTGCAATCATTCGTATTTTCATTCCCATCCTATTCCTAATGGTCCTAATAGCTTTAGCAGCAGCTGGCCATACGATACAACACAATCAAAATATAATAAAATATATTATTGATTGTAAGTATTTTCCTGGTTTACGTGCTGTATTAGTAACAGCTATTTATGCTTTAATTATGTCTACTGCTGATTCTTATTTACATATTGCTTCTGTTTTATCTGCTAATGATATATGGCCTGTAATAGCTGGCTTGCGTAAGGGCTCTATGCAACCTTCTCTTAAGATTGCACGTATGGCTTCTGTGTTGATAGGGATCGTTAGTCTTTGGGCTGCATTATATACAGCTACTAGTAATCTTACTACATTAATAAATAAAGTACACAACCTATATGGCCCCATAGTTGGTATTCCGTTCTTCATGACTTGTCTTGGCTTTAGGCCTCGTACAGCCGCAGTATTATGTAGTATGGGCATACTAACTATGGTTATAACAATAGTACACCATATCTACTATAAAGGTCAAGATATACCGGCACACCATATGTGTATTGCCATGATCACCAGCTTCCTTATTTTATTATCTATCCACTATATACTTCCTAAGTTACCTCACACCGGTTGGGTAGGTATGCAAGACCGTAGCGCCTGGGATTTACAGAACCAAATCACCAAACGTTGGTGGTTGGCTCGCGTGCAACAGTTTAAAATGCTTTTTACAAGGTCTTATCGCGCAACTATCTTTCCTATCCAAGAACGTACCTTTGTAGCGGTAGGCAGCTATACCATTCTTCATGCCATTATCGCATTGTGCTTTATTCAAAGGCAGTATTTTCTTCCCTATGTATACCTCTATATGGCTGTGATGGCCTTGGGAACGATCCTAGCGCTCTACCCAGCCCTGCATGCCTATCAAAAAGGCGGAACACCGTTTCTGCATGCTCTATGGCCTATGGTATTGTTCGTACTGCTTTTTATAGCGCCCCTTCAATTTGCCAAATTAGGACACTATAGCCCGATGGTTTGTGCGCTTCTTATAGCTAGCATAAGCCTATCTATTGTATTAGTATCCGTGGAAGGAAGTAGCATACTATTACTTTGTGCTTTGCTAATCCATAGATTATTGCCTCCTTATGTAAATTTTGTTGATTTATTTTGGGGAAGTCTTAAGCATGCTTCTGTAATAGAACTTATGTTAACAACAGCTCTTGTATCAATCACACTAGTAGGATTTCTCCTGTATAAATACCTACGAGAGAAAGCAACCGCTAAACTTAACATTATCGAACTTACTAGAACCTATGAACAAAGGATTTCCTTAGAAGCCATCTATAGCCAAGCGCATTGGGCTAGATTGGATGCTACTGCTGGGGGTAACCTCTTACGAGAAATGGGCGATAATCTGCAAAAAACTTTGTCTCCTATTGCTAGAAATGATCCGCATAAAATAGAAAGTGAAGTAGCGCTTTTTAACAAGAAACTACAAAAATTCAGCGATTGTCTACTATGGAGAGCCCAAGAAGAACGTAGCCTAAAACTTAATAAAAAAGCTATTCAACCCATCCCGCTTGAATTAACTATTTTAAAAGTAAATCAGCAAATATTGGATTTAGGGGAACCGTTAGCGCTCTTATTGCGGAAACAAACAGACGTAGCTGAAATAGCAGTAGATCCCGCCTTATTGGAATGTTTGCTGCTGCTCAACTTATGGGCAATCAGCAAGAGCCAACATGCTACCGATCATATCGTAACCTTAACCCTTGCCGCTACTACCTTACAATACGGCCTAGCAACAGAAACTGCGGCTGATCTCCCTTCCTTAACCTTACCTGCACTGGCTTTCTATTTTAGTACGGATACAAGTCTACCAAATCTGAAACCTAGCTATAGTATCGTAGGAATGAACGCAAATACTACCCTACCTGCTAGTGAAGTGCAATTTTATCAGCTAGAAAGCAAACAAATTGTAGAAGCCCATGGAGGATACGTAGAAATAATAGAAATCCCAACAAAGGTAAGCTGCCTTTACGTATTCCCGCTGGATGGCCGTAAGGTTATGCGCTTTAAAACGTATGATCCTGCTGATCTGGTAGCTAATACCCTAGCTGAAACAGCAGAAGGCTTGGCGCAAGAGCAGGAATTGATAGGGTTACTCACTGCACAGACTACGCTTAGCGCAGAACGTATACAGCAAACCATTGCCTTTATTAAAAAGGCCCATGGTTTAGTACAACGTAAATCAGGGTCCCCCTACTATACCCATCCTATGGCAGTGGCTAAACTGCTGCTAGAGGCTACCCAGGATCCCGACACCATCCTAGCGGGTTTGTTGCATGATATCGTAGAGGATACGCCTGTTACGCTATCTCAGCTGGAGCTGATGTATGGCAGTGAAGTAGCTGCTGTGGTCGATCAGGTTACCCACTACAATACCAATGGGTATCCTTGGAAATTAGATAAAGTAGCAAATAAAAATATACTTCATCAATGTAGGGATATACGTGTGGTACAAGTAAAGCTAGCAGATCGATTGCATAACATGCGTACGTTATCTGTCCGTAAGCCAGCCGACCAACAACGTATAGCTAAAGAATCCGTAGCTTTCTATATACCATGGGGGAAAAGCCATAAGGCTCCTCAGCAATGGTTAGCAGAAATGCAGCAAATATGTGAAGGGATTATTGCTAAGCAGCTTTAAAATAAATACAGCGCTTCTTTATACAAGGTTCTTTTCCCGCACCAAAATCTACCTGTAAAGGCTAATAGCTACTACGCATTACTCTAGGCATAGGTTTTTACACAATAATAATAGTTGCTATTAGGTATAGTAATTATTTTTCTGTAAATAAAAGCAAGTAATCATTATAAACTTAGTAAGATAAATTTATTACAACGCAATAATAAAAGAGAGATGGTAAGGCATATTGATTTTATAATTATAGGGTTATCCTTAATAGGGACACTGGTTATTGGGATTTACTACGGGAGAGGTATCAAGACTTTCCAGGATTATGCCGTAGGAAAAAGAAAAATGGCTACCAGTGTAATTGCTATTTCCCTTATAGCTACTATGTATGGTGCTAGAATCCTGCATGCCGGCCTAGATGTTTGCTATCGACAAGGGTTTGAAGCACTTATGAGAATATCCGTTATAATAGCCGTTAAACTCTATTTTTTTTCCAGGTTTATCACGCCAAGAATGAAGGAATTCATGGGGCATCTTTCTATAGCAGAATCTATGGGAAGCTTGTATGGGTCAGCCGCTCGCATTATTACCGCCCTACTTGGTATCGTCTTATCTATCGCTCTTTTAACAGTTCAGATCAAAGTTGTCCTTGAAATTATAACTGTTCTATTCCCTGAAGTAGTACCCTTTCAAACCCATTCAACCATACTTTTAACCCTATTGGTTATGGCGTATGCTACATTTGGAGGGGCGAGAGCGGTAGCCATAACCGATGTCTACCAATTTCTTCTTTTTGGGCTTTGCTTCCCTCTGCTCATTTTCGTGCTGCTATTTTCTACTGAAGATTTAGCAACGGGCTGGCAAAAACTTACCGCTCTACCGCAATTTAACCCAAATAAAATGTACGCAGCACATACCCTAACAACTTTATTATCTGATTTTATATTTAGGCATTTACTTATGCTTATACCTGCCTACATACAACGGTTTTATATGGCTTCTTCTGTAGGGCAAGTCGCAAAAGTGCTTAACAAAATGGCCATAGCGCCCTGTGTGATAGCTTCACTTATTTTTAGTGTTGCAGTAGCTTTGCATATACGTGGAGATAGTATTCCATCCAATCAGAATGTCTTTCATTATATACTTTCCCTTACCTATTTCCCTGGTATGAAAGGCCTATTGATAACGGCTATGCTGGCATTGTTGATGTCTACCGCTGACTCCGTTTTGCATGTTGCCTCCGTTTTATTTACAAATGATCTATGGCCTTTTGTAACCGGTTTTTCCAAGTCTCACAATGGCTCGCTCCGTATGGTACGCATAGCTTCTATAGGTATAGGAGTCATTAGCCTTTTGATGGTATTCTATACAACCAGTATTCTACAATTAATGTACAAAATGTTCTACCTTTATGATCCAGCTGTTGCGGTTCCTTTTATGTTAGCTTGTTGGGGATTTAGGCCTAGATCCCTTGCTGTGCTCCTAGTCATGGGTTTGAACATAATCGTAGCAACGTATTTTATTTTTTATCAAAAGCAAGCTGTATCCGCTAACCACGTTATCCTTTCAATGATTGTAAGCGCAGGTAGCTTGTTTGCCTTACATTATCTGCTTCCTAAACGCCCTCATACGGGTTGGGTAGGTATCCCAGATAGCAGTGCCTGGGATTTACAAAATCAAATCACCAAACGCTGGTGGCTGGCACGGATGCAACGGCTTAAAATGCTTTTTACAAGGTCCTATCGTGTAAATATTTTCCCTACCCAAGAACGTACCTTCGTAGCGGTAGGCTGCTATACCATCATTCATGCCATTATCGCATTGTGCTTTATCCAAAGGCAGTATTTCCTTCCCTATGTATACCTCTATATGGCTGTGATGGCCTTGGGAACGATCCTAGCGCTCTACCCAGCCCTGCATGCTTATCGAAAGGGAGGAACACCGCTGCTGCATAATCTATGGCCTATGCTATTGTTTCTTCTGCTTTTTATTGCGCCCCTTCAATTTGCTAAACTAGGACACTATAGCCCTATGGTTTGTGCGCTTCTTATAGCTAGCATAAGCCTATCTATTGTATTACTATCCGTGGAATGCAGTAGTATACTATTACTTTGTGCTTTACTAATCCATAGATTCTTGCTTCCTATACGTTTTATGGACTTATTTTGGGAAAGCTTTAGGCATGCTTCTGTCATAGAACTTGTATTAGCGACAGCAGTTGTAGCAAGCACGCTAGTAGGATTTGTCTTGTATAAATACCTACGAGACAAAGCAACCGCTAAACTTAACATTATCGAACTTACTAGAACCTATGAACAAAGGATTTCCTTAGAAGCCATCTATAGCCAAGCGCATTGGGCTAGATTGGATGCCACTGCTGGGGGTACCCTTTTACGAGAAATGGGCCATACCCTACAAGAAACTTTGTTTCCTATTGCAAGGAATGATCCGCATAAAGTAGAAAATGAAATAACGCGCTTTAACAAGAAACTACAAAAATTCAGCGATTGTCTGGCATGGAGAGCCCAAGAAGAACGGAGCCTAAAACTTAATAAAAAAGCTATTCAACCCATCCCGCTTGAATTAACTATTTTAAAAGTAAATCAGCAAATATTGGATTTAGGGGAACCGTTAGCGCTCTTATTGCGGAAACAAACAGACGTAGCTGAAATAGCAGTAGATCCCGCCTTATTGGAGTGCTTGTTCCTCCTCAACCTATGGGCAATCAGCAAGAGCCAACATGCTACCGATCATATCGTAACCTTAACCCTTGCCGCTACTACCTTACAATACGGTTTGGCAACAGAAACTGCGGCTGATCTCCCTTCCTTAACTTTACCTGCACTGGCTTTCTGTTTTAGTACGGATACAAGTCTACCAAATCTGAAACCTAGCTATAGTATCGTAGGAATGAACGCAAATACTACCCTACCTGCTAGTGAAGTGCAATTTTATCAGCTAGAAAGCAAACAAATTGTAGAAGCCCATGGAGGATACGTAGAAATAATAGAAATCCCAACAAAGGTAAGCTGCCTTTACGTATTCCCGCTGGATGGCCGTAAGGTTATGCGCTTTAAAACGTATGATCCTGCTGATCTGGTAGCTAATACCCTAGCTGAAACAGCAGAAAGCTTGGCGCAAGAGCAGGAATTGATAGGGTTACTCACGGAACAGACTACGCTTAGCGCAGAACGTATACAGCAAACCATTGCCTTTATTAAAAAGGCCCATGGTTTAGTACAACGTAAATCAGGGTCCCCCTACTATACCCATCCTATGGCAGTGGCTAAACTGCTGTTGGAGGCTACCCGG
Above is a window of Candidatus Cardinium hertigii DNA encoding:
- a CDS encoding sodium:solute symporter family protein codes for the protein MIQPDLVIIGMFLLLTLAIGFYYGRGILTFQDYAVGNRKITSTAITLSLLATIYGGRAIYDTLNFYYDIGVSAYIRDLFLPVIYFIFSRFVIVRMHEFIGHLSIAESMGSLYGSAVRVITGILGIMVAIVALIVQIRISLEITSLLFPEIKEISTYVIILSTLLWIGYTTVGGARSVAITDVYQFLLFGLCFPLLIFVFLYYAKGPLIKGQKIISIIHFQISKTHAQEMAKVLWYSCIISTGLFFNPACFHRFYMSASLTQARKVLNRSAIIRIFIPILFLMVLIALAAAGHTIQHNQNIIKYIIDCKYFPGLRAVLVTAIYALIMSTADSYLHIASVLSANDIWPVIAGLRKGSMQPSLKIARMASVLIGIVSLWAALYTATSNLTTLINKVHNLYGPIVGIPFFMTCLGFRPRTAAVLCSMGILTMVITIVHHIYYKGQDIPAHHMCIAMITSFLILLSIHYILPKLPHTGWVGMQDRSAWDLQNQITKRWWLARVQQFKMLFTRSYRATIFPIQERTFVAVGSYTILHAIIALCFIQRQYFLPYVYLYMAVMALGTILALYPALHAYQKGGTPFLHALWPMVLFVLLFIAPLQFAKLGHYSPMVCALLIASISLSIVLVSVEGSSILLLCALLIHRLLPPYVNFVDLFWGSLKHASVIELMLTTALVSITLVGFLLYKYLREKATAKLNIIELTRTYEQRISLEAIYSQAHWARLDATAGGNLLREMGDNLQKTLSPIARNDPHKIESEVALFNKKLQKFSDCLLWRAQEERSLKLNKKAIQPIPLELTILKVNQQILDLGEPLALLLRKQTDVAEIAVDPALLECLLLLNLWAISKSQHATDHIVTLTLAATTLQYGLATETAADLPSLTLPALAFYFSTDTSLPNLKPSYSIVGMNANTTLPASEVQFYQLESKQIVEAHGGYVEIIEIPTKVSCLYVFPLDGRKVMRFKTYDPADLVANTLAETAEGLAQEQELIGLLTAQTTLSAERIQQTIAFIKKAHGLVQRKSGSPYYTHPMAVAKLLLEATQDPDTILAGLLHDIVEDTPVTLSQLELMYGSEVAAVVDQVTHYNTNGYPWKLDKVANKNILHQCRDIRVVQVKLADRLHNMRTLSVRKPADQQRIAKESVAFYIPWGKSHKAPQQWLAEMQQICEGIIAKQL
- a CDS encoding sodium:solute symporter family protein; protein product: MVRHIDFIIIGLSLIGTLVIGIYYGRGIKTFQDYAVGKRKMATSVIAISLIATMYGARILHAGLDVCYRQGFEALMRISVIIAVKLYFFSRFITPRMKEFMGHLSIAESMGSLYGSAARIITALLGIVLSIALLTVQIKVVLEIITVLFPEVVPFQTHSTILLTLLVMAYATFGGARAVAITDVYQFLLFGLCFPLLIFVLLFSTEDLATGWQKLTALPQFNPNKMYAAHTLTTLLSDFIFRHLLMLIPAYIQRFYMASSVGQVAKVLNKMAIAPCVIASLIFSVAVALHIRGDSIPSNQNVFHYILSLTYFPGMKGLLITAMLALLMSTADSVLHVASVLFTNDLWPFVTGFSKSHNGSLRMVRIASIGIGVISLLMVFYTTSILQLMYKMFYLYDPAVAVPFMLACWGFRPRSLAVLLVMGLNIIVATYFIFYQKQAVSANHVILSMIVSAGSLFALHYLLPKRPHTGWVGIPDSSAWDLQNQITKRWWLARMQRLKMLFTRSYRVNIFPTQERTFVAVGCYTIIHAIIALCFIQRQYFLPYVYLYMAVMALGTILALYPALHAYRKGGTPLLHNLWPMLLFLLLFIAPLQFAKLGHYSPMVCALLIASISLSIVLLSVECSSILLLCALLIHRFLLPIRFMDLFWESFRHASVIELVLATAVVASTLVGFVLYKYLRDKATAKLNIIELTRTYEQRISLEAIYSQAHWARLDATAGGTLLREMGHTLQETLFPIARNDPHKVENEITRFNKKLQKFSDCLAWRAQEERSLKLNKKAIQPIPLELTILKVNQQILDLGEPLALLLRKQTDVAEIAVDPALLECLFLLNLWAISKSQHATDHIVTLTLAATTLQYGLATETAADLPSLTLPALAFCFSTDTSLPNLKPSYSIVGMNANTTLPASEVQFYQLESKQIVEAHGGYVEIIEIPTKVSCLYVFPLDGRKVMRFKTYDPADLVANTLAETAESLAQEQELIGLLTEQTTLSAERIQQTIAFIKKAHGLVQRKSGSPYYTHPMAVAKLLLEATRDPDTILAGLLHDIVEDTPVTLSQLELMYGSEVAAVVDQVTHYNTNGYPWKLDKVANKNILHQCRDIRVVQVKLADRLHNMRTLSARKPIDQQRIAKETLAFYIPWGKSHKAPQQWLAEMQQICEGIIAKQL
- the ileS gene encoding isoleucine--tRNA ligase — its product is MNLYRIHTPFHLQTIATAIKSFWEKEKIFERSLQQRKNKDPFVFFEGPPGANGKPGIHHVLSMVVKDLFTRYKTMQGYYVQRKSGWDTHGLPVELQVEKELGITKEDIGKKISIQAFNQKCQEAVMTYTSHWEALNRTLGYWKDNTAPYITYSRDYMESVWYLLKALYNKGLLYKGYAIQPYSPAAGSGLSSHELNQPGCYKQVEDLSVVAQFKILDREHDYFLAWTTTPWTLPANTALAVGLSISYVKVATINPYTHLPLQVVLAEEALGRFFSDKEEDTLPLSYGAAGHLPWRIVERCKGVDLIGLRYEQLLPYVQPKGDAFKVIGGDFVTTTEGTGIVHIAPTFGADDYRIAQEENIAAIVVTNEAGEELPIVDKMGRFVSAITDFAGRCVKVEYEKNTTLPSVDILIVNKLKQENKAFKVEKYTHSYPHCWRTQKPILYYPLDAWFIKTTAYKALLIELNNKIQWKPNSIGKGRFGNWLMHLVDWNLSRERYWGTPLPIWRTVDQKEEKCIGSVSELLFEMEQAALAGYMQQPLPEILDLHRPYVDAIVLVSSSGLPMYRETAVVDVWFDSGAMPCAQWHYPFENQENFFKNFPADFIAEGIDQTRGWFFTLHAISGLLFETAAFKNVVVNGLVLDKQGDKMSKSLHNTLDPMVLLDQYGPDAVRWYMISNANPWDNLKFDGTGVEEVIRRFFITLNNCYNFFALYANLDHFYFERPVMDSNELDPMDQWLLARSHALIQTVTEAYNQYEPTVAARAIQDFVVDALSNWYIRLNRKRFWKNRQDQDKEVAYQTLYHCLITIAKLMAPIAPFYADYLYQSLNQVTKKETAASVHLLDFPEANIQLLDPVLERKMQQVQMIVSLAHALRKQHKIKVRQPLPSLTIVTTPQITAGCLASLEALIKAELNVKEVHYADDTSHLLHKQAKPHYPRLGKQYGNKMKQISQAIVALQAEAIATLERGEVYLLLVEDVTIPLTLADVLIHTNAVPGWCIAKEGTITIALDITLHTALQEEGFARELVHRIQQLRKTLNFEVQDKIVLTIQANVAMAQQAITAYKDYICAEAQAVALQFAAELLEGTALDINGIAMVLQLEKVIG
- the lpxD gene encoding UDP-3-O-(3-hydroxymyristoyl)glucosamine N-acyltransferase; its protein translation is MMQWTIAELAARFHASLSGDDRTIVTHLCTLEEGSKGGLSFFSTPSYAAALYQTKASAVLVPKEWQCSLPITPTLLAVVDPYAAFCALVEEVAQKKIAVKEGIEFPSYIGEGTTVGENSYRGAFSYIGNHVVIGERVQIYPHVYIGDHVTIGADTILYSGAKVAAYTVIGRKCVLHAAAVVGNPGFGFQTLASGGYKRIPSIGRVVLADEVEIGAHTVIDAAMVGQTAIGQGSKIDNLVQVAHNVKIGKYGGIAAQVGIAGSTKIGDYCRLGGQTGIAGHLTLGNHVTALGRAGITRSFPKGAITLSGTPAFEHKRFLSCYARFKNLAKPLQT